CGTCGGGCTCTCGCGGTCGGCCATGGTGGCCGAACCCGGCCGGGCCGCGTCGCCCGTGGCATAGGGATCCCGCGGATCCCCCTCGACGGGCGGTTCATGTCCGGCCTTGGCCATGGCGTTCCTCCTCATATCCGGGAGAAGGAACGGATGGCCGGCATGGCTGGTTCCAGTGTTCGGGACCGGCCCCGGCCGGACCGGCACGGCTGCCGTTCGGGGCCGTCTCAGCGCAGCTTCAGGGTGGACAGGCCGATCAGCGCAAGGATCAGCGAGATGATCCAGAACCGGATCACGATCTGCGGCTCGGCCCAGCCCTTCTTCTCGAAGTGGTGGTGGATCGGCGCCATCAGGAAGACCCGCCGCCCCGTGCGCTTGAAATAGAGCACCTGGATGATGACCGACATCGCCTCGACCACGAAGAGGCCGCCGACAATGGCCAGCACGATCTCGTGCTTGGTGCAGACCGCGATGGCGCCCAGCGCGCCGCCCAGCGCGAGCGAGCCGGTATCGCCCATGAAGACCGCCGCGGGAGGCGCATTATACCAAAGGAACCCGAGGCCGCCGCCCACCAGCGCGGCGGTGAAGATCAGCAGTTCCCCGGTGCCGGGCACGAAATGGACGCCGAGGTAGTCGGTCAGGTTGAAGTTCCCCACCACATAGGCGATCACGCCCAGCGAGGTGCCGGCGATCATCACCGGCATGATGGCAAGGCCATCAAGCCCGTCGGTCAGGTTCACCGCATTGGCCGCGCCCACGATCACCACCATCGCGAAGGGCACGAAGAACCAGCCGAGGTTGATCAGCGCGTCCTTGAAGAACGGCAGCGCCAGTTGCAGCGTCAGGTCCGGCGGATGCGACCACGCCGCAGCCGCCGATGCCAGCGCCGCGATGACGAGCCCGATCAGGAACCGCACCCGGCCGGGCACGCCCTTGGTGTTCTGCTTCTTCACCTTCGCATAGTCGTCGGCAAAGCCGATCAGCCCGAAGCCGGTCGTCACC
This portion of the Rhodobacter sp. CZR27 genome encodes:
- the mraY gene encoding phospho-N-acetylmuramoyl-pentapeptide-transferase, which encodes MLYYLTAFSDGGDVFNLFRYLTFRAGGAFFSALIFGFLFGRPLIDFLRRKQGKGQPIRDDGPASHFAKAGTPTMGGLLILSALLVATLLWARLDNPYVWIVLLVTTGFGLIGFADDYAKVKKQNTKGVPGRVRFLIGLVIAALASAAAAWSHPPDLTLQLALPFFKDALINLGWFFVPFAMVVIVGAANAVNLTDGLDGLAIMPVMIAGTSLGVIAYVVGNFNLTDYLGVHFVPGTGELLIFTAALVGGGLGFLWYNAPPAAVFMGDTGSLALGGALGAIAVCTKHEIVLAIVGGLFVVEAMSVIIQVLYFKRTGRRVFLMAPIHHHFEKKGWAEPQIVIRFWIISLILALIGLSTLKLR